TTGCATTTAGTCCTTTTACAACTAAAAAATGAGCTTACGCCCTTTGAATTTGATAATTATATCAGTCAATTATCCTACAATGAAAAATATTCCCGCGATGATAGAGTTGTCTTAAACGCACCAAATGTTTTTGTAGCAAGTTGGGTAAAAACCAAGTATTCTAATAAAATTGCACATCTCTTTGAAATCCATAGTGGTTTCAAACCAGAAATTATCGTTGAAGTGTTAAATCCTAATAAAAAGAAAGATAATAAAGCTAATATCCGCAAACAAAACACTGCATCAAATCTCAATCCTTCTTTTACTTTTACATCCTTTATCGTTGGAAACTCTAACACTTTTGCCTTTAATGTCGCAAAAGCTGTGGCACAAAACCAAAGCACAAGTTATAATCCTCTTGTAATTTATGGAAATACAGGGCTTGGCAAAACACATTTACTAAACGCTATTGGAAATGCAAATATTATTGTAGGAAAAAATGTAATCTACACTACAAGTGAGCAATTTTTAAATGATTTTCTACTTCATATTCGCAATAATACTATGGATAGATTCCGCGAAAAATACAGAGCTTGTGATTATTTACTAATTGATGATATCCAATTCTTAAGTGGAAAAGATCAAATCCAAGAAGAATTTTTTCATACTTTCAATGAGCTTAAAGAAAATCATAAACAAATCGTGCTAACTTCAGATCGCCCTCCAAAAGATATGAATGGTTTAGAAGAACGATTAAAAACGCGTTTTACTTCAGGATTACTTGCAGATATCCAACCTCCAGAGCTTGAAACAAAAATTAATATTATCCGCGCTAAATGTGAATTAGATGGAATCCATTTAAGTGATTCCATTATTAATTTTATCGCCGCAAATATTAATGACAATATCCGTGAAATTGAAGGTGTTTTAGTTAAACTCAACTTCTCAATGAATGTTACAAATATCCAAGAAATTAGCCTTGATTTTGTTAAAGATATTTTAAAAGAATATATAAAAGAATCTAAAGAAAACATAGATATGGAAACCATCATTGAAACAGTTGCAAAATATTACAATCTTAAACCTTCTGATATTAAGAGTAAAAGTCGTTCAAAAAATATCGTAACAGCGCGTAAAATTGTAATTTATCTAGCACGCACACTTACACCAAATTCTATGCCCTATCTTGCAAACTATTTCGGAATGAAAGACCACAGCACCGTAAGTAAGGCAATGAAAAGTATCCAAAATGAAATCAACGAAAACCAAAATTTCAAAACCATTATAGAAGAAATTAAAAATAAGATAAAATAGCAATTTTTAAACACTATACAAACAAACTTTTGCTAAAATTGTGCCTTAATGTGAAATTCTAAACAACATTTAAACTAATTGAAAAAACCTATTTTAGAGGCTTGTAGAAGTTATTCAACAATTCAACCGCTCTACTAATACTTCTAAAATTTAATAAAGATTAAGGAGCTTTATATGAATATCACAATTTCAAATAGTGTCTTAGACAATATCTTCACTTCTTTACAACCTTTTTTAGATAAAAAAGATTCCAGCCAAATTACTTCACACATCTATTTAGAGACTAGAAACAACCAACTTATTGCGAAAGCAACAGATTTTGAAATGGGACTTTGTGCTATAACTGATTCTGTTAATATCTTAGAAGAGGGAATCGCAACAGTTAATGGTAAGCAAATCCTAGATATTATCAAACGCTTAAAAGAAGGTGATATTAATCTTTACACAAATAACGAAAACCTTCACATTAAACAAAATAAAAGCTCCTTTAAACTTCCTATGTTTAATGCACAAGAGTTTCCAACTTTCCCAGAATTTGAAAATTTACCTAAACTAGAAATTAATTCTTTAGAGCTTATCACTTCAATGAAAAAAATCTTTCCAGTTATTGATATGAATAACCAAAAGCGAGAATTAAATGGCGCACTCTTAGATATTAAAGAATATTCTTATAATTTTGTTGCCACCGATACAAAACGCCTTGCAATTATTAAATTTGACAAGCCATCAGGTAAAAATCTTTCTTTAATCTTTCCAAGAAGAGCTATTACAGAAATCCAAAGATTATTTTTTGATAATATAGAATTATTCTACAATGAAAAAAATGTTATCATTAAATCACAAAATTACATTTTCTTTTCTCATTTAATTAATGGAAAATTTCCAGATTATGAAAAGATTTTGCCAAAAGAAATGCAAACAGAACTTAATATTCCAAAAACTAATATTATTGAAGGAATCAAGGTTATTAACTCTGTAACAAATGATGTAAAAATTACATTTAAAGCACAAGAAATTTTATTTGAATCTCTAAGTCAAGATAATTCTGAAGCAAAAACACAAATTGAAATAGAACTTCCTATCAATGAAGAAATTGAAATTGGTATAAATTCCCGCCATATTTTAGATTTTTTAACACAAATTGATACAGCAACTTTCACTTGGGCTTTAAATGGTAAAAACGCACCATTTGTCCTAAAAAGTGAAAATTTTTCAACAGTTGTTATGCCAATTATACTTTAAGGGGATTTATGGAAGATTTAGAATACACCGGTCAAAGTATTAAAGTTTTAAAGGGCTTAGAAGCTGTTAGAAAACGCCCCGGAATGTATATAGGTGATACAAGCACAAATGGTTTGCATCATCTAATTTATGAAGTTGTGGATAATTGTATTGATGAAGCAATGGCAGGATATTGCACCAAAATTGATGTGATTTTAACTAAAAATGGGGGAGCAAAGATTACAGATAATGGGCGTGGAATCCCTGTTGATATACATCCCACAGAAAATATTCCAGCAGCAACCGTTGCTCTAACAATTTTACACGCTGGGGGAAAGTTTGACCAAAAGACTTATTCTGGAGGCTTGCATGGTGTTGGAGTTTCCGTTGTTAATGCACTTTCAACTTCTTTACAAATGACAATTTATAAGCATAATAAAATCTATCGTCAAGATTTTTCACAAGGGATTCCACAAAATGATTTAGAAATCATCGGTGAAACTAAAGAAAATGGAACAACTATTGAGTTTATCCCAGATTCTAGCATTTTTGAAGTGGTAGAATTTGACAAAGAGATTCTAAAAAAGCGCTTCAAAGAACTTGCTTATTTAAACCATCAAATTACAATCCATTTTAGCGATGAACGCGATGGATTTAGTGAGATTTACCACTTTGAAGGTGGCTTATCACAATTTATTACAGATATTAATAAAAAGCCAGCTATTGTAAGTATTTTAGGTTTTGAAGGTAAAGATGAAGGTGTAGAAGTAGAAGTTGCACTCACTTATAATGAAGGCTTTGATGAAAAAGTGTTAAGTTTTGTAAATAACATTAACACAAGTGAAGGTGGAACACACGAAGCAGGTTTTAGGGCAGGGCTTACAAGAACTATTATGAACTACATTGAAGCTAATGCCAATGCTAGAGAAAAGGATTCTAAAATCACAGGCGATGATATTAGAGAAGGGCTTGTTGCTATTGTTTCAGTTAGAGTGATTGATCCACAATTTGTAGGACAAACAAAAGGAAAGCTTGGAAGCACTTTTGTAAAACCTATTGTGCAAAAACTCACTTATGAAAAGATTTCAAAATATTTTGAAGAAAATCCTAATGAAGCAAAAGCAATTATGCAAAAAGCTTTGCTTGCGGCAAGAGGTAGAGAAGCAGCAAAAAAGGCAAGAGAGCTTACGCGCAAGAAAGAATCCTTTAGCGTAGGAACGCTTCCGGGAAAACTTGCGGATTGTCAAAGCAAAGATCCAAGCATTAGTGAATTGTATTTAGTAGAGGGAGATTCTGCAGGAGGTTCAGCAAAACAAGGAAGAGATAGGGTTTATCAAGCAATTTTGCCTTTACGGGGTAAAATTTTAAATGTGGAAAAATCGCGCCTTGATAAGATTTTAAAAAGTGAAGAGATTAAAAACCTTATCACCGCCCTTGGTTGTGGAATCGGAGAAGAGTTTGATATTGAAAAAGCAAGATATAACAAAATTATTATAATGACGGATGCCGATGTAGATGGTAGCCATATCCAAACACTTTTAATGACTTTCTTTTTCCGCTATTTAAAGGGTATTATTGAAGCGGGGTATTTATACATTGCCCAACCACCACTTTATCGCTTCAAAAAGGGCAAAAAAGAGATTTATCTTAAAGATGAAAAAGCTTTGAGTGAATATTTAATTGAAAATGGAATAGAAAACTTTGAATTTAGTGGAATTGGGAATAAAGATTTAATGGAATTTTTCAAAATCACAGCGCATTATCGCACAACGCTACAAAATCTTAAAAAACGCTTTTCTCTTATTGAAATTGTGAAGTTTTTAATTGAAAATCCAGATTTAATTGGTGCGAAAAATTCTGATTTAGTTCAAGCTATTAAAGAAAAAATTACTGCGCTACATTTTAATATTTTAAATGAAATGATTGATGAAGAAAAAATCCATTTGTATGTGCAAACTGATGCTGGATTGGTGGATATTAA
The Helicobacter winghamensis ATCC BAA-430 DNA segment above includes these coding regions:
- the dnaA gene encoding chromosomal replication initiator protein DnaA, producing MHLVLLQLKNELTPFEFDNYISQLSYNEKYSRDDRVVLNAPNVFVASWVKTKYSNKIAHLFEIHSGFKPEIIVEVLNPNKKKDNKANIRKQNTASNLNPSFTFTSFIVGNSNTFAFNVAKAVAQNQSTSYNPLVIYGNTGLGKTHLLNAIGNANIIVGKNVIYTTSEQFLNDFLLHIRNNTMDRFREKYRACDYLLIDDIQFLSGKDQIQEEFFHTFNELKENHKQIVLTSDRPPKDMNGLEERLKTRFTSGLLADIQPPELETKINIIRAKCELDGIHLSDSIINFIAANINDNIREIEGVLVKLNFSMNVTNIQEISLDFVKDILKEYIKESKENIDMETIIETVAKYYNLKPSDIKSKSRSKNIVTARKIVIYLARTLTPNSMPYLANYFGMKDHSTVSKAMKSIQNEINENQNFKTIIEEIKNKIK
- the dnaN gene encoding DNA polymerase III subunit beta: MNITISNSVLDNIFTSLQPFLDKKDSSQITSHIYLETRNNQLIAKATDFEMGLCAITDSVNILEEGIATVNGKQILDIIKRLKEGDINLYTNNENLHIKQNKSSFKLPMFNAQEFPTFPEFENLPKLEINSLELITSMKKIFPVIDMNNQKRELNGALLDIKEYSYNFVATDTKRLAIIKFDKPSGKNLSLIFPRRAITEIQRLFFDNIELFYNEKNVIIKSQNYIFFSHLINGKFPDYEKILPKEMQTELNIPKTNIIEGIKVINSVTNDVKITFKAQEILFESLSQDNSEAKTQIEIELPINEEIEIGINSRHILDFLTQIDTATFTWALNGKNAPFVLKSENFSTVVMPIIL
- the gyrB gene encoding DNA topoisomerase (ATP-hydrolyzing) subunit B; translation: MEDLEYTGQSIKVLKGLEAVRKRPGMYIGDTSTNGLHHLIYEVVDNCIDEAMAGYCTKIDVILTKNGGAKITDNGRGIPVDIHPTENIPAATVALTILHAGGKFDQKTYSGGLHGVGVSVVNALSTSLQMTIYKHNKIYRQDFSQGIPQNDLEIIGETKENGTTIEFIPDSSIFEVVEFDKEILKKRFKELAYLNHQITIHFSDERDGFSEIYHFEGGLSQFITDINKKPAIVSILGFEGKDEGVEVEVALTYNEGFDEKVLSFVNNINTSEGGTHEAGFRAGLTRTIMNYIEANANAREKDSKITGDDIREGLVAIVSVRVIDPQFVGQTKGKLGSTFVKPIVQKLTYEKISKYFEENPNEAKAIMQKALLAARGREAAKKARELTRKKESFSVGTLPGKLADCQSKDPSISELYLVEGDSAGGSAKQGRDRVYQAILPLRGKILNVEKSRLDKILKSEEIKNLITALGCGIGEEFDIEKARYNKIIIMTDADVDGSHIQTLLMTFFFRYLKGIIEAGYLYIAQPPLYRFKKGKKEIYLKDEKALSEYLIENGIENFEFSGIGNKDLMEFFKITAHYRTTLQNLKKRFSLIEIVKFLIENPDLIGAKNSDLVQAIKEKITALHFNILNEMIDEEKIHLYVQTDAGLVDIKIDDELFTHPLFEEARYVYEKMQERDLDFLNGEDPIAMLEKIEDSSKKGAYIQRYKGLGEMNPEQLWETTMTPENRRLIRVEIKDDGTASDVFSLFMGDEVEPRREYIQAHAKDVKHLDV